A genomic region of Luteolibacter arcticus contains the following coding sequences:
- a CDS encoding DUF1501 domain-containing protein → MKTRREFLRSTILGASATWTVPMFVERTFADLHMGAKDLATQAVTGKDGTILVVLQLAGGNDGLNTLVPYADDAYYKARPRLGKKEKEILKLSDHVGLNDSMPYLGSLFKEGNLGVVQGVGYPNPNRSHFVSTSIWETADTQNRSSTGWIGRYFDNACSGADPTVGISLNKTQPESFGAAKNPGVCLSSPELYRWIHGGGEKAQAEEFFASLNSPEDDDNPVDGASIDMPAGGKVGGIEGEGNLAFLERVAMDARVSSAKILELAAKYKTKVNYEGTPISRSLNMVSRLIAGGMPTRVYYVSHGGFDTHNQQVNSHDRLLGQLDRALKSFFADLKAQGNDKRVVLMTFSEFGRRVSENASAGTDHGRASCMFLAGDAVKGGLFGSYPSLTDLDQGDLKHSVDFRGVYASVLEGWLKTPAKPVLRGDFSKMGVIG, encoded by the coding sequence ATGAAAACGCGACGTGAATTCCTCCGCTCCACGATCCTTGGTGCCTCGGCCACTTGGACCGTTCCGATGTTCGTCGAGCGCACCTTCGCCGACCTCCACATGGGTGCCAAGGATCTGGCCACCCAGGCGGTGACCGGGAAAGATGGTACGATCCTCGTCGTACTTCAGCTCGCCGGTGGCAACGATGGCCTCAACACGCTGGTACCCTACGCAGACGATGCCTATTACAAGGCCCGCCCGCGGCTGGGGAAGAAGGAGAAGGAGATCCTCAAGCTAAGCGACCACGTCGGCCTCAATGACTCGATGCCCTACCTCGGCAGCTTGTTCAAGGAGGGCAACCTTGGCGTGGTGCAAGGCGTCGGCTATCCGAACCCGAATCGCTCGCACTTTGTCTCCACCTCGATTTGGGAAACGGCGGACACGCAGAATCGCTCCAGCACGGGGTGGATCGGTCGCTACTTCGACAATGCCTGCTCCGGTGCCGACCCGACGGTCGGGATCAGCTTGAACAAGACGCAGCCCGAGTCCTTCGGTGCGGCAAAGAATCCCGGCGTGTGCCTGAGTTCGCCCGAGCTTTACCGCTGGATCCACGGAGGCGGGGAGAAGGCGCAGGCGGAGGAGTTCTTCGCCTCGCTCAATTCTCCGGAAGACGACGACAACCCGGTGGATGGCGCGTCGATCGACATGCCGGCCGGTGGCAAGGTCGGCGGCATTGAGGGCGAGGGCAATCTTGCCTTCCTCGAACGCGTGGCGATGGATGCCCGGGTCAGCTCGGCCAAGATCCTCGAACTCGCGGCGAAGTATAAGACCAAGGTGAACTACGAAGGCACGCCGATCTCGCGCAGCCTGAACATGGTTTCGCGGTTGATTGCGGGTGGCATGCCTACCCGGGTCTATTACGTGAGCCACGGTGGCTTCGACACCCACAACCAGCAGGTGAACTCGCACGATCGCCTGCTCGGCCAGTTGGATCGCGCGCTGAAGTCGTTCTTTGCGGATCTCAAGGCGCAGGGGAATGACAAGAGGGTGGTGCTGATGACCTTCTCCGAGTTTGGGCGCCGCGTTTCCGAGAACGCCAGCGCGGGCACCGACCACGGACGGGCTTCGTGCATGTTCCTCGCGGGTGATGCTGTGAAGGGCGGGCTTTTCGGCAGCTATCCGAGCCTCACCGATCTTGACCAGGGCGATCTGAAGCACAGCGTCGATTTCCGCGGCGTGTATGCTTCGGTGCTCGAGGGCTGGCTGAAGACGCCAGCGAAACCGGTGTTGCGCGGGGATTTCTCGAAGATGGGCGTGATTGGGTGA
- the secA gene encoding preprotein translocase subunit SecA: protein MIKWLFPKLLGGKDERELHRLRPTVSRINEIEEQFQREPVAKLHELTNSWREHLSRYHPLEAPTKVQLELMTQAELQTVADSISARFALLAREFSLPSFVRPEVASIESAKSAFHAVESDFSKPRSKYLEKILPEACAVVKNAARRLCGTEVLVSGQPQRWNMVHFDVQLLGGVAIHRGMIAEMQTGEGKTLVGTIPVFLNALTGLGVHLVTVNDYLAQRDSEWMGALYRSLGISVGCLLNQMPPHQRREQYACDITYGTNSEFGFDYLRDNGMATTKDEQVQRGHYFAVIDEVDSVLIDEARTPLIITGPSPDSSQIFEQQNADVEKLVKRQTELCNQLATEAKKLLDSGKSKDAGLVLLKLKLGQPRNRQFLRLMENPEHRRLLEGTELTFFRQMFQKDLLKLKEELFFAVDERTREADLMEKGRRFLSPDDPDCFTIPDTSAQLSAIEANPNLDPEKKAIATTAVLKRREEQALRVHAINQLLKAHCLHERDVHYVVRDGKITIVDESTGREMEGRRWSDGLHQAVEAKERVKIERENRTYATITIQNYFRLYEKLAGMTGTASTEAAEFHDIYKLDVLPIPTNAPNQRVDDNDQIFKTRREKYNAVISRIEAAHTKGQPVLVGTASVEASETVSRMLKRAKIPHTVLNAKFHDQEAEIVALAGEKGAVTVATNMAGRGTDIKLGDGVGELGGLFIIGTERHFSRRVDRQLRGRCSRQGDPGRAQFFVSLEDDLMRNHASPAQMASMIERDGKGSSLGKLVETAQTTLEQRDYKSRKRVLDFDDVMNLQREIVYEYRNDVLGTGDMRRLVHEIISECVTARVQEHLSECDPHDPDHAPLLNWLRQTLNVELSEEELSTTGIERLVPLIVKKARDTYDNRLNALPAELVEREERMIVISSIDGYWQEHLRDMDELREGVYLRAQGQKDPLVEYKNEAYELFVSLMGSIKQQALLGLLRFSTAVEAARS from the coding sequence ATGATCAAGTGGCTCTTTCCAAAACTCCTGGGCGGCAAGGATGAACGCGAACTCCATCGCCTCCGCCCGACCGTCTCCCGCATCAATGAGATCGAGGAGCAGTTCCAGCGCGAGCCGGTCGCGAAGCTCCATGAGCTGACCAACTCCTGGCGCGAGCACCTTTCCCGCTATCATCCCCTCGAAGCGCCGACCAAGGTCCAGCTTGAGCTGATGACCCAGGCCGAGCTCCAGACGGTGGCCGACTCCATCAGCGCACGATTCGCGCTTCTCGCCCGCGAGTTCTCGCTGCCATCGTTCGTCCGGCCCGAGGTCGCCTCGATCGAAAGCGCCAAGTCCGCCTTCCATGCGGTCGAGTCCGACTTCAGCAAGCCGCGCTCGAAGTATCTCGAAAAGATCCTGCCCGAGGCCTGCGCCGTGGTGAAGAACGCGGCCCGCCGCCTCTGCGGCACCGAGGTCCTCGTCAGCGGCCAGCCGCAGCGCTGGAATATGGTCCACTTCGATGTCCAGCTCCTCGGCGGCGTCGCCATCCATCGCGGGATGATCGCGGAGATGCAGACGGGCGAGGGCAAGACCCTCGTCGGCACCATTCCGGTCTTCCTCAATGCGCTGACCGGCCTCGGAGTCCACCTCGTCACGGTCAATGACTACCTGGCCCAGCGCGACTCGGAGTGGATGGGCGCGCTCTACCGCTCGCTCGGCATCTCCGTCGGCTGCCTGCTGAACCAGATGCCCCCGCACCAGCGCCGCGAGCAATACGCCTGCGACATCACCTACGGGACGAATTCCGAATTCGGCTTCGACTACCTGCGCGACAATGGCATGGCCACCACGAAGGACGAGCAGGTCCAGCGCGGCCACTACTTCGCGGTCATCGATGAAGTGGACTCCGTACTCATCGACGAAGCGCGCACGCCGCTCATCATCACCGGACCCTCGCCCGATTCCTCGCAGATCTTTGAGCAGCAGAATGCGGACGTGGAGAAGCTCGTGAAACGCCAGACCGAGCTCTGCAATCAACTCGCCACCGAGGCGAAGAAGCTGCTGGATTCCGGCAAGAGCAAGGACGCCGGACTGGTGCTGCTCAAGCTCAAGCTCGGCCAGCCGCGCAATCGCCAGTTCCTGCGCCTGATGGAGAATCCGGAGCACCGGCGCTTGCTGGAGGGCACCGAGCTCACCTTCTTCCGCCAGATGTTCCAGAAGGATCTCCTCAAGCTGAAGGAGGAGCTCTTCTTCGCCGTGGATGAGAGAACCCGCGAGGCGGACCTGATGGAGAAGGGCCGGCGCTTCCTCTCACCGGATGACCCGGACTGCTTCACCATCCCCGACACCAGCGCCCAGCTCAGCGCCATCGAGGCCAATCCGAATCTCGACCCCGAGAAGAAGGCCATCGCCACGACCGCCGTGCTGAAGCGCCGCGAGGAACAGGCGCTCCGCGTCCACGCCATCAACCAGCTCCTCAAGGCCCACTGCCTCCACGAGCGCGATGTCCACTACGTCGTTCGCGATGGCAAGATCACCATCGTGGACGAGAGCACCGGTCGCGAAATGGAGGGCCGCCGTTGGTCGGATGGCCTGCACCAGGCCGTCGAGGCGAAGGAGCGCGTGAAGATCGAGCGCGAGAACCGCACCTACGCGACCATCACCATCCAGAACTACTTCCGCCTTTATGAGAAGCTGGCAGGCATGACCGGCACCGCCTCCACCGAGGCCGCCGAGTTCCACGACATCTACAAGCTCGACGTGCTGCCAATCCCGACCAACGCGCCGAACCAGCGGGTGGACGACAATGACCAGATCTTCAAGACCCGCCGCGAGAAGTACAACGCGGTGATCTCACGGATCGAGGCCGCCCACACCAAGGGCCAGCCGGTCCTCGTCGGCACCGCTTCCGTGGAAGCCTCCGAGACCGTCTCGCGCATGCTCAAGCGGGCGAAGATTCCGCACACCGTGCTCAACGCGAAGTTCCACGATCAGGAAGCCGAGATCGTCGCGCTCGCCGGTGAAAAGGGCGCCGTGACCGTGGCCACCAACATGGCCGGCCGCGGCACCGACATCAAACTCGGCGATGGCGTCGGCGAACTCGGCGGCCTCTTCATCATCGGCACCGAGCGCCATTTCTCCCGCCGCGTGGACCGGCAGCTCCGCGGCCGTTGCTCCCGCCAGGGCGACCCGGGCCGCGCCCAATTCTTCGTCTCGCTGGAAGACGACCTCATGCGCAATCACGCCTCGCCCGCGCAGATGGCGTCGATGATCGAGCGGGACGGCAAGGGTTCCTCGCTCGGCAAGCTCGTCGAGACCGCCCAGACCACGCTGGAACAACGCGACTACAAGAGCCGCAAGCGCGTCCTCGACTTCGATGACGTGATGAACCTCCAGCGCGAGATCGTTTACGAGTACCGCAACGATGTCCTCGGCACCGGCGACATGCGCCGCCTGGTCCACGAGATCATTTCGGAATGCGTTACCGCCCGGGTGCAGGAGCACCTTTCGGAATGTGACCCGCATGATCCGGATCACGCACCGCTGCTGAACTGGCTTCGCCAAACGCTGAACGTGGAGCTCTCTGAAGAGGAACTCTCCACCACCGGCATCGAGCGGCTTGTCCCGCTCATCGTGAAGAAAGCGCGCGACACCTACGACAACCGCCTCAACGCCTTGCCCGCGGAATTGGTCGAACGCGAGGAGCGCATGATCGTCATCTCCTCGATCGACGGCTACTGGCAAGAACACCTCCGCGACATGGACGAACTGCGCGAAGGCGTTTACCTCCGAGCCCAAGGCCAGAAGGATCCGCTCGTCGAATACAAGAACGAGGCCTACGAACTCTTCGTCTCGCTGATGGGCTCCATCAAGCAGCAGGCCTTGTTAGGGCTCCTGCGCTTCTCGACCGCAGTTGAGGCCGCTCGTAGCTGA
- a CDS encoding DUF3368 domain-containing protein: MTSPRVCVVSDTSPLSAMTKVGWLVWLRERWETVIVPDGVWKELIEIGDDAAWNSLEEARAAGWLQVTEAPATPPPRECEKLHAGETEAILLALSRNAEWLIVDDGDARRVAKELGLRIIGVIGMIVWAKRRGKISRALEAIADLRRVARFRVSDHIVAAIGRDLGEAE, encoded by the coding sequence ATGACCTCGCCGCGGGTATGTGTGGTGAGTGATACTTCGCCCCTCTCTGCGATGACGAAGGTGGGGTGGCTAGTCTGGTTGAGGGAACGTTGGGAGACAGTGATCGTCCCCGACGGAGTTTGGAAAGAACTCATCGAGATCGGCGATGATGCGGCATGGAATTCTCTGGAAGAGGCGCGAGCCGCCGGGTGGCTCCAAGTGACTGAAGCTCCCGCTACCCCGCCACCGCGTGAATGCGAGAAGCTGCACGCGGGAGAAACCGAGGCGATCTTACTGGCACTTTCCCGCAATGCGGAATGGCTCATCGTCGATGACGGAGACGCTCGTCGCGTGGCGAAGGAACTTGGCCTCCGCATCATTGGCGTGATCGGCATGATCGTCTGGGCCAAACGGCGCGGAAAAATAAGTCGCGCTCTGGAAGCAATCGCCGATCTGCGGCGTGTGGCGAGGTTCCGGGTCTCGGATCACATTGTAGCGGCGATTGGGAGGGATCTGGGGGAGGCCGAATAA
- a CDS encoding UPF0175 family protein, translating to MKMVLEIPDGLAAVLPQDDAERGRHVLLELACGMFATGRLTHAQASDLAGLGRLNFDHELGRREIPIRYNPEDWKDDLAAGMCGE from the coding sequence ATGAAGATGGTGTTGGAGATCCCTGACGGACTTGCGGCAGTGTTGCCGCAGGACGATGCGGAGCGTGGGCGCCATGTTTTATTGGAGCTGGCGTGCGGCATGTTTGCGACGGGACGCCTGACGCATGCGCAGGCCTCGGATCTGGCGGGGCTCGGACGTTTGAATTTCGATCACGAGCTTGGCCGCCGGGAAATCCCGATCCGCTATAACCCGGAAGACTGGAAAGATGACCTCGCCGCGGGTATGTGTGGTGAGTGA